Below is a genomic region from Medicago truncatula cultivar Jemalong A17 chromosome 3, MtrunA17r5.0-ANR, whole genome shotgun sequence.
acctCCCTATTTATAGGTTTGCCCATAAACTAAGAGAAGTTCACCACCTTTTTTAGCAAACACATCATTTTTGGCGGAAACGTGACTTAGTGATGCAATTTTTTCATCAAGGGGCGTaattcacattattttttttgaatatattatgACACGGAATCACCTAATGAAGTTTGTCAATCTATGGaatattttagattatatattccAAAACAGATGTTTGGGTTATATAATCCTAGCAGTGGGTATTTTCGTcaaaaagtaataattaaaagaaaatttgcaATTGGGCTCTTCCTTAATCAAATATCTCTTAATATCAACATGGGCCATCTTTGCAAACAAATAGGCCACCTTATAGCTACCACTgctagaagtttttttttttttttttatattacctAAGCAATTGATCACATGCACTAGGAAAAGACCCTAACACCTCCCGCTGCACTTAACTGTCGTTGGCTAACCGGATGTAATTAACTATCATCATGGTAGCTATAGTTAAGTACAATTGTGTTCTGGCTTATGCTAAAACTTCCACACTCATTCCCAGACTTGAAAAACACAccttaaaatcaaacataattttttagaagaaatgAAATGACCTATATAAACTCATgataataaaacaatataaaatgtcGATAAATGTTGAATTTATACCATAAAATATCGATAAAGATGTTCCAAGAGGTTATTTTTGAGCTATGTCCTACTGATCCAACTAACATATTTTTAATCGCATGACAACAAGATCTAGCTTATAACAACATCTTCTTGTTTGGATCTGACGTATAATTTTTCACAGTTCTTTGTTGAGTTTTTAAGATGAGTGATGATGAAAGTGAAGGTGTTCACAGCAACGATGTTGGAACACCTTCCCTCTTCCATCACTCGTCTTGTAACCAACAATCGGAAGAGCAATTTTTTGTTGGGTTTATCATAAATTCAACAAACACACCTATTAACAGAAGGTTTGAGCGTTTTGGACCACATAAATTTTAGTTGCATCTGCAACCACACATAAAAGCTCTCACTTAACTACAGCAGAGTAACCGACGACACATAACTACCGCTGGTAGCAATGACAGTTAAGTGTACGTTGCACACTGTTAACATATTGCCATCATTTTCTTACATAAAATGATGTTATTGTTTTTCACCTATACTTTTTCaatcattcataaaaaatatatataaaaaaattacattttaaccAAAGTCATTCATTTATAATAAAGCACCAATGTCATTCTCTAAGAAAATGATCAAGTCAATAATTTACATCTCCTGTTAAAACTGAAATTAAAAACGACAAAGCCATATGAATTATGTCGTACCTCCCCCTAATCATGGTCCTTGTCCTACCTCTCCCTCCCTGTTTTGCTGATGGATTATGTCGTCGCTGGTTTAAACGTAGTCATGATCATCTGAAAAGTAATCATGATAGTacttgatgtagtatttttgcatcaaacaatagtaAGTATTTAAATCGTCTCCACAGGGACTGGTGCGATATTCTAGGCCGTTCAACAATTCATATCGTTCTGAGCTAGGGTTGTGAAGTTGTTTTGGTTCATAAACTATAAAACTACGGAAATGTGAATGGGATAAGAGTTAACAGGGAAATGATTATGTTGggattaaacttcatcaacctATTCATACGTATTCTCGGATTAGTATTGCAGATCCTAATTATCAATTGATATTATCACATATTGCTCGACAACATCAATCGTGTCCAAATGATGTCGTGAATTCTATTGAGTCGTTCAATCGTCAATTTCCCAAACTACTAAACGATCCACTAGTCGATTGTATCTTTGTATAGTTGATTTCCCAAACCGTTCAATGATACAAAAGCTTTAAGTTCCAATATTCAAAGTGATTACCAAAACCtaattccatgtctagaacaaGAGATTTGATAGAGAATTATTctaacctagattcaaaaggtATTTTTGAATAACAAttcaaatccataaaatcaaaatggaaaacAAGATTAACCTCAacatcaaaatataattaagaacaaacaacatcataatcaaaagGAATACATATTAATAGAGTTGATTACATTTAATCTCAACAAAAAGAGTTTAGCTACACATTGTCATGGTAACCTTACAAGGAGAAAAGAATAGATGAAATGAGCAAGCCATGATGTCTCAATGATCTTGGAGATTCCTTTAATCCTTGTGCTCCTTGCTCCTTTAAGTTCTCTCTGATTTCCCCCTGCTTTCTCTCTCCCTCCAGTGGTCTATTGTATGATATGATAATATATCTGAGATAGACTGCTGATATGAGTGAATGGCTTTTATATAGTAAGTTCTGActcaactcgcctcgcgagtaggtgttcttgccatggcgagttgtgcTTTCTTCCCCTATGGGTTTCTGCCACGTCAACTTTGAGGAGGTTAGGCCGCcttagctcgcctcgcgagtagttttgttcgccatggcgagctctTGGACTTCCTTGCTCGCCtttcactcgccatggcgagttgggaGCGAGTGAGAAATGGACTTTTGCCTCAGCTCGCTATGAACTCGCCTTGGGCTCACCGTGTTTTGACCTTTTCATTTCTCTgtgttttcttgcattttaagtaTCCAGACATGCATTTTCCTACACAAATAGTTGGCATTAGATGTAAAAAGCATAAATGAATGATTCTTCAATATTTATGAGCTTTTCACTAGATAACTTGCGAACCAAGTAATCAAAGTGCCTAAAATGTATGTCCTATTTAACTGTTTTCTGACACTTATCAGTCCTGAGATATGTAGTCACCACTCAACCCATCATCACACAGGCTGGTCGTACTCATGATGATACTAAATGAATCCGGACTATCTCCGGCATGGTCTTGCTCAATGATATGCTCTTCATTAGATGGCCTAGGAGGACTTCCCTCGGCAGGTGGCAATACCTTTAAGTGAGACACCCGACATAACCATGACATGTATCATGGATCATGCGGCCATGGAACCTCCACCACAAGACCCACTCTTCCTTAGGTATGGTGTGCACACGGAATTCCAAGAAAGCTTGAACTATCTAGGCAAAACTAATAATAGCCACAGATGATGGTGATCTAGGAGTGTCCTACACATGTCTGTATTATATCTTCACTTGCTCAGGTAAGTGGCGACACACTCTCCCTTGTCCTCACATAATCCATTCTGAGTACCAACGTATCTCCTCGAATGCCTAGACCTCCAGATGTGTATCATACATACTAAATATTACGTCGTCCACTTCTAGACGATCAAGGATCAATCGACATGGATTTTGTGTAGCTTGACCCCTCATAGGAACGTACAAGGTTGTGAGTGTCATGTCTGGGGTATAATCTGGATTAGAAGTATATCCATAGAATTTTGTGAAATGCATGTGAGCCCattcttgaaaaaaaacaaacatacttCTATTAACATACATGAAAGAACAAACATACTCATATACACAACATActtgaaaaaacaaacatacTCGGATACAAacatatttgaaaaaacaagcaTACTCAAATACACAAACATAACCAATACATATTATTACATCTAAGGTCAACTATAGCCCAAATGATTTTTTGGTGACATTAGTAGTAACGATCAGATTGTGATAAAGGTAAGCCAACAACATGCCACCCTATGATCACTAACCCATCGTGTCTAAGTCCCTTGTCATCTCAAGGTATATCACCCTGATCTTCCAGTTGCTCTTATCAGTGAACAACATACATCATCGTAAACAAACCGAGAAACTCCTCACACACTACAGTTGGCGGTTATTTCTTTCCTCTAATTCTTCCCTTGTAGTCGGATTTTCCAAGTTGTTAGCTATAATAAGGTGTTTAGCATAAACTTGCCTCAGCCAAATTTAACTTAAATTAGTACCATACTCTTTGGCATGCTCTTTCACAACAGCAACCTCTGAAACTCCCAACTACTCAATCATAAGTTAAACTCTGTTATCTCGAGGGACCTTTTTATAGTTACTTAACATTATCCCTTTAATTGGCATGTGTAGTAGACACTCCATATCTTCCAATGTGACAGTCATCACCCCACTGAAAAATGGAAATTACTAGTCTATTCATGCCACCTCTCAGATTGAGCAGTAAGCATAGCATGGCTCGGACTATGGAACCCCATCTGAAGCAAAGGATAAAGACCAAAAGTATGACTGAGACCTTAAAACTAGTTCAAAGTCTTTGTTGGACGTGCAAGATCGTCTAACTTACTCCCATGTCCAATTCAGCGGAGTACACGGTCCTCTCGTATCTGAAAAAACATATAAAGTATGATAAAAAGataacaaacaaaatcaataattcattaaaccctaaacacgaacatttcaccattttatttcaaaataacgaaaaaataaaacaagaatgTTGATTGCAATAGATTTACGAACACTTATTTGTAATTAGATTgattagtttcttaaaaaaattgagggagtttggtttagtttttttatgttttaaacatATGGGTTGCATGTTGTTCAATTTTGGAATATGTCCAAATCGCAGCTGCAGTTAAGTGCCTCTGTGGCCAGTGGCAGTTAATTACCGTCTAGTCAGAGATaatggcagttaactgcagctggttttgtattttaatgttGCCTGAGAGTAAATGCTTGTGTGAGAAAAGAAGCAATTTTCCTGTTGGATGGCATTATCAAACTTTTCAACATTCATATGTATCTGTAGAGGATTAAAACTAAGTTAAAGTATGAATTCActtgttatttatatttgtcCACATCATTTAGTtaattgtccttttttttttaacctgaTGCAGCATTCAAATCTGAAGTTTGTGAAGGGTATAGATTCAAAACAGTACTTGACTTTTGGAAACTTTTATGATGTTACACTGGAGGCCATGGATGGAGTGCAGGTGAATGTCTATCAAGCAAAAATTTGGGAGCGACCTCGGTTGAATTAGCCAAAAGTCATAAGCAATTGGTAGATAGAAATCCAATGTactgtgatgttttttttttacatattagaCAATCACACAATGTATGACAAAATAATGCTACATTCAAAGCAAGATATTTCTGCAAGAGTACCAAAAGCCAGCACTACGCACTAGTTTCTTTCAAGCTAAATAGCTGTATGTTTTACCTTGAGAAGATGCACATTTTCTTATCGACATGCGTCGAACAATGCATCaactttaaaatgattttatccTTATAGAACAATACAAATCCCCTTAACATTATAAAAAGAGATAATTTTAATCTTACttgtcaaaaatatttgatagtATGTGTTATTGTAGATGAAATGAATGGAATAATATATGCACACACATTGAGACTCGAAGTATATAAGCCCTCTCAAAGATAGAGCCACTCCGTTATggccgtttttttttttttttttttttttttttttttttgtggtggccgaggtttgaatcatggaccttgcatatattatgcattgtccctaccaactgagctaagctcacgaggactccCGTTTATGCAGCATGAAAAGGTTGaatgaattttcaattttatgtaAACCCTCTCAAAGTTACACAACTACCCAAATTCCAATACAATCAAAAGactagattttttatttttttgtatttgcctaaatatttttggtattttaaaatTCTAGAGTTGTTatggtgaagaaaaaaaactgagTTATAATAAATCTctacaaattgaaaattttagtaGATTGCAGAATAGGTCATTTTGGACTATAATTAACAAGTATATCTCATTCGTTTGTCGTCTAATAAAATCTGATTTTCAAGTGAGTTTCATTTTATCCTCCTTTATTGAGTTTCATTTCTCCTTCTTGAGTTCATTATATATGTACTTTTGATGGAAAAGATATGATTGATTTGGAAATTATAGGATATATAAAATGCAGCAAGCAACATGACTTGAAccaattattattcttttaatttatccAGACACATAAATTTCATCGGAGTACTGCTTCACTTCACTGGAAGGGGCATATCTTTCAATCACAGGCACATACATATACATAAGACATGACACAAATACACACCAAAACGTAGACATttgtaataatttaagaaaatagaagtgattaATGTAGTCACATGTGTTAGTGTTGTGTCGATATTGGACATTGACACATCTTCAATCTCTTAAGTTTCAGTCCTACATAGTGATATTGTGTTTCTTGACTTCACAAATATAAATTTCGATGTAATGTAAGGTTTCAGTCTATAGTTTAAACCATAACATTTCATGTTTTCATGTTTGTCTCAAAGGTTAAAATTACATTTCAATGCTGTcttaaatccatcaatttgttccaatctcattttctttctgaaaagtgaattacatttttttattataaagtaATTGTGAGACTTATTGAGGATAGTAGTCAAAAGAAAAGCTTTTGTTTCAAGATAGATTCTGATTTATCATGCCTTCAATTGTGTTCTGTATTGTTCCCGTCAATTTGATATGAGATATTCTCAAAATTTGAACTTTGAATAAGATAAAAACCATAGCTTGATATATGCTAGTATTAGAGCATAATTTAGAGCTGAAGGAAGGGAGCAAAGTTTTTATACAAACGCTACATATGATTAGAGAAAATGTCCAAAGCATATTGGAAGCAGCAAAGTTTCTACACAAACTCTTATTCTTAAACCATCTGCATAAACTAATATGTAGAGAGATACATGAGGTGTGGACAATCCCAAAGAACAACTTACAACAAGTGAAACATGAATTCAGAAGCAACAGTGTTACAATCACATAAGATCTCATCTCATACAATTAATAATTGTTGATATCAAAATATTGGCTCAATTTGGGAAACTCTATCCACGATTTGGATAACAATGCACAAACTGTGACATGCATAATCAcctgataaaatatgaaacaaatgAAATGGATGTAAGTTTTGATTAGAATTAATGAAACAAATACTCTATGGTTTGATTAATAAAACTTGACGTAGGTTTCACTAATGGCAGGAGCTCAATATCTGCGAAAGCTATTTAACTTTATCATCAAAGTAACATAGAGCTTGTCACCTACTCCATATATAAACCAAAAGTATGCATGCCTCCATTTCCTAATAAGAAACAAAGAACCACAAATCCCCCAGAAACCTACTGCAAATCCAACTCCCATGCCAAGATACATTGATTCTCTTATAGAAGCATAATCTTCATTCTTTGTAGATGGCTTTGCAGTTTTaggattttcttcttttgtggTACAATTATTGAGAGGATCTCCGCATAGTTTAGGATTCCCAATGCAACTCGATGCATTAAAACTTTGAAGTTGAGTTCCAATTggaatttttccttcaaaactGTTGtaagataaattcaaataaccCATAAAGTGTAACAGAGACATGCTCTGAGGAATTTCACCACAAAACTTATTACTAGAGAGATCGAGAGATTCCATATTGTTCATGCCTCTAATCGTCTTTGGAATTGTTCCAACGAAACTATTATGAGATAAGTTTAATGTTTGAACTTGAACAAGCTGAAACAATTCCAATAGCACTTCTCCAGTCAAGTGATTGGCTGAAAGGTCAATAGTTCGCCTATATGGATTGACATCAAACACATAATCTTGACCTTTGGTAAACAAATCAACGATGTTATCATACCATGAATTCAAGTAATGAGTATCCATTTGAGTCAAGTTGTAGACACAGTTTGGCAAAGATCCTGAAAGTTTGTTATGTGCAAGGTCCAAGTGAAACAAATTAGAGAGATTAAATAGTTGTGGTGAAATATTCCCTTCAAATTGGTTAGCTCTCAATATGACTACTTCTAGGTTTTGTGACATCATGAATGGTATGTTTCcagaaaattcattttctcccaaattcaagATCTGCAACTGTTTCCATTCAGAGAGGTGATCTTGAACTTCACCAGATAGCCTATTACTCCACAGGTTCAAGACTATCAGTTCTTTCAAGTTCTTCCAACTATGTGGAATTGATCCTGAGAAGGAATTGTAAGacaaatcaattattttctcaattgCTGATCCAACTATGTTTGGGAGTCCTCCTGTGAAATTATTGTGATCTAAACTTAAGCAGAAACAATTTAGTGTTATGTTAGATATGTCTTCAGCAATCaaattgtttgacaaaataagATAATTGGGTATTCTTTCTATAAGGCTCGAGAACTTATTTCTATTTACCAACGAAATTTCGGCGCTCGATATGTCGAGATTTTCCAGTGACTTCTGTGTATAGATCCAAGATGGAAAGTTTGGGCCTTGAGTTTTGTGTATTTGCTTATGGTCCGTTCACACGGCGCATCCGGGAAGCTCCTATCCCTCGCGGAACAACAGATCCAAACGAGCACATCGAGAACATCGAGGCAGTTATTACCTACCAGTCGGTGCAAGGCGCTTTCAAGTGCAAGCTCTTCGTCACTACCTTACGACAGGGAACCGTAACCTGGTTCAAGAACATACGGAGAAACTCCATCGACTCTTGGGGTGTCCTCTGCGACGAGTTCACGACCCACTTCACCGCTTCAAGAGCGCAGCCAAAAACGGTGGCATCCCTTGAAGCCATTGTCCAATAGATGGAAGATTGGCGATGGTTCCCAATCTACTTATTGAATTCAGATTTGTGCTCTTGGAATAGCAATGTtgtcaacaatttatttttagtcgCAGCTGCTTCGGCCATTAAATATCTGCCCCTCCATGCGTGTAACTTTCATGATACTCGCGTATGGGATCACTCTGTGAAACAACACTGTCAAATAAGCCTACAGGTTATGCATGTCATTGCAAGAAGAAATTTCCCCATCTTCTGTCACTACTTCTCGTAATTGGAATGCATTATGGAAGCAGCAAGTCCCGCACCTAGAATTCGGTCTATGTTATGGTATATGGCTCACAGTTGTCTTCCTACACGTTCCCACTTGCTAGAGAAGGGTATCCCAATCAATGATAATTGTAAGTAGTGTGAACAGTTGGCTGAAATAGACatccacactttttttttttgcccaaAAGTGATGGAAGAGGAAACTCGGTGAAAGTGATAGCAAGTGGCCAAATAAACTGTAAAAGTGGAGGAGCAGAATCacaatttcttgttttgtttttatcacattaataatTAAGTATGAGAAGTGCTCATATGcactttactcttttttttttatatatatatatatatatatatatatatatactagcgaaaagacggcaCTTATGTGTCTGTCTTTCCACTCTTTTTATTGCTCtaacgtgttttttttttttattaaattttgattttgattaaaactttaaaaaaaatataaatgtttgttgttttcaagttataaaaattcaaactaaccatgattatctatttcaacaACACCGACAATaaacaatataacaaacaaaaataatctaaattctttttttaatgatattaacaacaattttattatagaaaaagtggTTTAAGCGTATAATTAGaatgatgaaaaagtaagtataaatataagcatttagtttgttacactttttaaatgataaagaaaagaaataggctcaattgcactttttccccctatcttttgctaattgtgcgattttgcaccctttttttttttttttctttaagcgattttgcaccccatctttttgccccctttctgattttgcaccccatctttgtgttcaattgcacttttgccccctatctttttgctaattgtgcgattttgcacctccctcttctttttttgagcgattttgcaccctatctttagcccattttcttctattttaatgatgattttgaataaaacacAATTGccaaaagatggggtgcaaaatcgctcaaaaaaaaagagggggtgcaaaatcgtacaattagcaaaagatagggggcaaaagtgcaattaagcccaaaaaaatatattcatatcgtgtttgttacatttgttttaatatttaaatttattcttatctatttgttacatgtgttatttgtattgaaaattaagagTATTTTTGGAATGAAAAATTCAGTCCTAAAATGTTGAAAgggatagttttttttaaggtggCATTTAGCTTGCACCACCAGTTAGATTGGTTCAACTTACACCACCCAAATGACCTATTATAACAGGTTTTGTTCAGGTTAAAAGGTACAGCGTACATAGATGCCATAAACATAGTAGTAGAACCATTTAATCATtagatttaacaaaaataaatcagaaaaaCACTAGGTGGGGACATTGGGCTGTTGTGTTGTAATTAAGATCATTATTTTTGAGCTATCAAACTTTGAagttttttcccaaaaattaaAGGTTGCGTTCTTGGAGCTTATGGGCCTAATTACATGAAAAACAAGCTTCTCGACCTAATTACATGAAAAACAATTtgagtattacttttcccaccctgctGCCTTCTCGCACGCCCTCCAAAATTTCCTATAATTTCCTTGGTCTGGATTTCATTTTTCGAACCAGATTGTTAGAGTTACCGGAAATTAAAATCCGGACGCATACACTATGAAATTTTGTGTTTTGCTTTGATGTTaagggtctctgttgaccgttatacgACCCCCGCATAAGCTGCAATGCAATTGCAGGGGTCGTATgagcggtcaacaatgaccattaCACCACAAACACTCCTAAAAGCtacctaaaaaactaaattttttttttgaagaaatgaaagaaaggaggtgaagaagaatgaaggaaaatgttgaagatcCAAGCCTTTTTATAGCCTTAAATAAGTCATATGTCTTAATTACAGTCAAATAAAACGTGTTCCACATTCAAAACCGTCAAAAAATGCATTCAAACTCCACTAACCGACCTAACCTTTAATGTTACTGAGGGtttccggattttataatctggaATGCATGAAGTTATTCCGAATTATAAAGTCCGAGCTGCACCAGACCCTTTATTTAGATCGTTTTTGTTGCGAATGCCTtggaaaaaatatatcaaagatacataatataaatagaagcaacataagacaaataaacagttaaaaaaaaaccataataacataaatgatgaaTCTTTTGGGAAGGTGTTCGAAGAGGAGCTTTTGAACTCGATCTTGCCGGCCTGCCAACTGACATGTTACGATCGGCAGGCCGACATTATCGAGTTCATAAGAACCTGTTCTTTGGAGTTAGATCTGCAACATAATGAAGAAAGGCAAGGTGTTTCAAATGACATGTTCATCTGGCAGGCATCAAGATCTAACTCATAGCAACctcttgatatttttgagttatcTATCTATCAAGGAGGCAACAAGgagtatctatatatttttgaaagcaTGCTGAGGATCTTCACCATGCTGGCACATAGAGAGAAATCTATCTGTCACATAGAGATCAATCTATTTTGCGGCAGCATGACAAAGATCATCAGCACAATGACAAAAATGTTCATGGTCTCTTTTGTGTGTTTGTTCGTATTTTTGACAGCATGCTGAAGATCTTCATCA
It encodes:
- the LOC25490635 gene encoding receptor-like protein EIX2, which encodes MASRDATVFGCALEAVKWVVNSSQRTPQESMEFLRGLPNIVGSAIEKIIDLSYNSFSGSIPHSWKNLKELIVLNLWSNRLSGEVQDHLSEWKQLQILNLGENEFSGNIPFMMSQNLEVVILRANQFEGNISPQLFNLSNLFHLDLAHNKLSGSLPNCVYNLTQMDTHYLNSWYDNIVDLFTKGQDYVFDVNPYRRTIDLSANHLTGEVLLELFQLVQVQTLNLSHNSFVGTIPKTIRGMNNMESLDLSSNKFCGEIPQSMSLLHFMGYLNLSYNSFEGKIPIGTQLQSFNASSCIGNPKLCGDPLNNCTTKEENPKTAKPSTKNEDYASIRESMYLGMGVGFAVGFWGICGSLFLIRKWRHAYFWFIYGVGDKLYVTLMIKLNSFRRY